One Natrinema salaciae genomic region harbors:
- a CDS encoding DNA-directed RNA polymerase subunit H, which translates to MVDVSQHELVPEHTLLEEDDLEEVLEEYNIDRTDLPKIKRNDPALPDEAEIGDVIKIVRDSRTTDQSIVYRLVVE; encoded by the coding sequence ATGGTAGACGTAAGCCAACACGAACTGGTTCCGGAGCATACGCTCCTCGAGGAGGACGACCTCGAGGAGGTGCTCGAGGAATACAACATCGATCGTACAGATTTGCCGAAGATCAAGCGCAACGACCCCGCCTTGCCGGACGAGGCGGAAATCGGCGACGTCATCAAAATCGTCCGCGATTCGCGTACAACCGATCAATCAATCGTATATCGACTTGTGGTGGAATAA